GCGTCATCCAGTCGTAGACATCGCCGGAGTCGTCCCCCAGAGCATCGGCGAGCATGTCCGAGGTCTCGACCATCGCCTCGGCGCTGAGGAGCGTGTGGTGGTTGAACAGGTCCAGCAGCTTCGTGGGGTTGTCTTGTCCGTCGTGCCGCCGCAGGCTCTGAATGAAGTCGGTGGGCAGCTCCTTGCCGACCGTGCGAGTGAGGCGATCGAGGTCGGTATCGGAGACAGGGCCCCTCAGCGTTGCAGCGACCTCCGGTAGCCGGGCTCGCAGCACGTCCTCGATGATGTCCCAGGCGGCATCCACGTCCATGCCTCAATCCTGCCGCGTCCACCAGCGGGGCGCGACCGGCTGGCGTGGTGCATCGAAGAGGAGACTCAATCAGTAGTGCGATCGTGTTCGACCGTGAGAACGGCTGGTTGCCGAAGGTGGTTCGCGAGGGTGAGGGACTGCGGCTCGAGTTCGCCGGAGGAGCGGATGCTCTGCACGACCCACGGACGTTCAGCCTTCCGATCGAGGAGAAGCACCTTGCCGTGCTCCGTGCGGACCTGGCACGGCACCTGATCGTGTGGAGCGCGCTGACGCCGCTGTCGTTCGCGGCCGGTATCGACGAAGCGCTTGACGACGGCGCGGCCGTCGCGCTGCTGGACCCGATCCTGCTCGGGCGTCCTGACGAGGTCGATGCGTTCCTCCAGCACACGAGATTGGAGCGGGCTCAGCTCGTCGCCTATGGTGCCGACGTCGAGCTGCTCGAGAGCGGTCGCGTCGTCGAGGCAATGACAGCGGCGACGGAGCGGCCGGACTGGCAGCGGGCACAGGAGTACGACGTGGATCGGCGCCGTGCACAGCGCGGTACGACGCTCTCCCCGCTTGACGCCGCGATCCTCAGGTTCACCGGGCAGTACGTTCACGGCTCGACGATTCCGCATCGCGACCCGGAGGCCGTCGACCCCGAACTGTTGCCTGAGGTGGTTCAGGTGATCGATACCGCGGAGCGTGCGAGTGCGGGCTTGAGGATCGAGCGCGATGCCCGCCGCGGAAGGACCGGCACGGACAAGCAGGACTGGAAACGAATGAAGGCCGCAGTTGAGGCGGCAGTACGCGGTGCATACCCGGATCTCGCCGCCGATGCGGTGAGGACCGTGAGCTTCTTGATGTGCTCCGAGGCCGCTCATCGCGCGCGAACGCAACCGTTCGACGTCGACGCAGCAGAGCACGAGCCGATGACGCAGCGGCGCGAGCGCACGCTCACCTTCACCGACGACAAGGAGGTCGAGGAGAAGTGGGATCCGGGTGACGAACGACATGCTGTCGAGGCGTTCTGGGACTTCGTGGCTGAACGGATCGGCTCCCGGAACGAGGTGTTCACTCTCGAGGACGAGGCGCTGGGCGAAGGGATCCAGCTGCTTTTCTACGCGTCGTCCCTCGCCCGGATCGCGTCTGTTTCAGATGAGGGTGGCGACACGGGAACGAAGTACCGAGTCGAGTACGCCCTCATCGACGACCTCGCCCACTATCGCGCCATGGTGCGCGGCTTCGTCGCTGGCGGCTTCGACGCCTTGGACGGACTCGCGCTCTGGATGGCTGACCCCACTGAGTTCGAAGAGGCGCGTCGTCGACGTCTTCACGGCTGATGACGTCGACCGCGGGATTGGGCAGGCTGCCCGATGTTGGACAATTCGCCACGAAGCGACCCCTAGGCTGCGTACGCTCCCTGCCAACGTGCGAGTAACCGGGGGAGCGTCGGATGAAGAAGGTTCTTGTCCTTGTCGTGGCAGCACTGCTGTCGGTCGGCATGCAGGTGAACGTGGCCGCCGTCGCGAACGACGCAACCGGCGCGGAGGCTGCGTCTGAGCAGGCGGCACAGTCCGACGCCCCGAAGGCCGAGGAGACGGAGGCGGCCGCCGACGAGCCGGAAGAGACGGAAGACGCCACCACCGCCGAGGATCCGCCCGCCGAGCCGGCGAAGGACGAGGCGAAGGACTCGAGCGAGGATCCGCCGAAGAAGGACCCGACCAGCGAGAAGTCGGACGAGAAGCCCGCGAAGAACGATCAGGCGGCTGAGCCCGAGAAGTCCTCCGCGCCCGAGCCAGCGACGAAGGACGAGAGCAAGCCCAGGAGCCAGAAGAGCAAGGCCGAGGTGACCGCCGCTGCCGACTTCGAGCCGTACGAGGTCGAGGTCTGGTGGAAGATGGCGCGCGTCAGCGACACCGCCGTGTGGGACCCGCCGCAGGTCTACGCCGGCACGTCGCAGCCGCCCGTCACCTGCACGCCGACCTCGTACCAGGTCGACAGCTACAACATCGAGAACCAGGCCGACGAGGACCTGCTCGAAGAGCTGAAGGCGAAGGGGCTGTCTGCTCCCGGGCAGGACGCGGCGCTCGATCCGGCGCCGTGGCGGTACGTCACGCTGCAGGGGACCTACTGCAACCCGAAGGTCACCCCGGTCAGCCCGACTGTCGCGCAGGCGGTCTGCACGGGACCAGGGCAGTACACCTTGCCGTCCATCACCCTTCCTCCCAACACCGGCCTCGTGACGTACTCGTTGTTCGACGCCGCCACCAGCCTGCCCGTCACGACCGTCGAGGCCGGGAAGACCTACCTCGTTCGAGCGGTCCTGGCCAACGTCAACCCGAGACCGGTGTTCGACAACCTGCCGGCCGGTTGGGTCGTGAAGGGCGGCTACGGGCACGCCGAGCTGACGATCACCATCCCCGTGCCGGACTGCGTCGGTGATGCGTCGCCGCCGGCGCCGACCTGGGTCGACGAGTGCGGCCCCGGCAACGGCACCTGGGAGTACACCGACACCGAGGCGTACACGTACACCGAGACGGTCAACGAGGACGGCTCGATCACCGTCACGGCGACGCCCAACGAGGGCTACGAGTTCCCCGAGGGCACGGTGACGGAGTGGACGGAGACCGACTCCAACGAGGCGTGCGTGATCGACGCACCGCCGCCGGTGTGGACCGACAGCTGCGAGACCGTCGGGAGCTGGGCGGTGCCGCCGAACGGTGAGCACTACCGGTACGAGGTCACCGCGGTCCCGGGTGGATCGCAGACGGTCACGCTCATCGTCGACGAGGGCTACACGCTCCCGCCGGGTTCAGTGATGACGTGGACGGAGACCGAGGACGCGGGCGACTGCGACCTGCTGCCGGGCGACATCGAGTCGCAGTGCGTCAGCGCCGTCCCGTACCTGTCGTACGGAGTGACGCTCCCGCCGGGCTTCCAGGACCCCGGTGCGAACCCGGTGACCATCACGTTCGTCAACCCTGACGGTGAGGACTACGTGGTGTCGGGACTGCCGCTGAGCGGTCAGCTCCTGTGGCCGGGAGCGTCCGCGACCGAGCCGCTGATGTGGCCGGGTTGGGAGCTGCTGCCCGACGGCACGTACGTCGAGACCGACGGCAACTTCGCGTGGACCCGCCAGGGGATCACGGTCCGGTTCGACGTGAACCCGACCTACTCGACCACCGTCGCGTACCCGTCGGAGACGTCGTCCTGCGCCAACCCGCCGAAGCGCGTGCCGGGCAACCCGGACAACCCGGACACACCGGGTACGCCGGATGAGCCGGACACGCCGGTCGGCTACACCCCGCCGGGCTCGACGCCGCCGAGCGCGAGGCCGCCGCTGCCGAACACAGGCGGCGCACCGCTCGCTCCCGCCGTCCTCGGACTGATGCTCGTGCTGAGCGGTGGACTGCTCCTCGGTCTGCGAAGGCGCCTCAGCAGCTGAGGTCAGAGCACCGGATGCCACGGGGCGGGGTCACGAGACCCCGCCCTGTGGTGTCACACCTGGCCGCCCAGCGGCTCGACGACCGCACCCTCGGCCGGGATGCCCTCGTCGACGATCGCGCGAGCCCCGCGCCGAGGATCCTCCCGATAGCGGCGGAAGACCACCGGCACGCCTCGCGCGACCGCGTAGTCCATGCTGTCGGTCACGTGCACATGGACGTGCGGCTGCGTCGAGTTGCCGGAGTTTCCGCAGTCGGCGACCTGTTGCCCCGACGCGACCGTGTCGCCGACCGCAACCTGCAGAGACCCCCGCCGCAGGTGGGCGACGGTCACGAACGCGTCGCCGTACGCGATCGTGACGTGGTTCCCCGCGAGCGCGGAGATGCCGTCGCGTGCGCGCGACGCCTGGCCGAGGGCGTACGGGACGAGAGCGAGCTGCGAACGCCTCGCCTCGTGGTCGACCTCCCCGTCGTGCACCGCGACGACCCTGCCCGCGCACGGCGCGAGGATCGGGCGCCCGTAGGCGAAGAAGCGCTCGGGCGGCTCGGTCGCGAGAAAGGTGCGCCAGTCTCGGACAGGAGCCGTGCGCCGGCCGTGGTCGACGCCGACGAAGTCGATCGCGTACCGGGAGCCGAAGCGGTCGGTGCCGTGGCTCGGGACGCGGCGGGCCGGACTGTTCTGCACCAGCCACCGGCCCGTGAACGGCAGGTCGAGCACGCACGTCATCGCCCTAGGTCCCGCGGCCGTCACATCTCGTGGTCGCGCCGGCGACGCCGACCGGTCACCAGGAGGGCGGCGCCGCCGATCAGCAGTGCCGCGGCCACGACGACCGCCGACAGCGCGACGGTCGTACCGGTGCCTGGGAGGTTGTCTCCGGCGCCACCGGTGCCTGCGTCGTCGGAGGCGCCACCGCCGTTACCACCGCCGTCCGTACCGCCGCCGTTGGTGGGCGTCGGGGTCGGTGCGGTCGTGGACGGGGTGGTCGGTGGTGTCGTCGGAGGCGACGTCGCCGTCGTGACCGGTGTGGTCGGCGGTGTCGGGCCGGAGGAGAACGTGTTCGTGATCGTGCAGGTGGCCTCGTCGCCGTCCTCGAGGGTGATCGTGTCCCCCTCGAGGACTCCGTCGCCCTCGCACGACCACGGACCGGCCTCGTACCCGTCTGGCCCGTCGGACTCCGCCAGCTCATACGTCCCCGCCGTCAGGGAAGCGCGTGTGACGTCGTTGTCGCCGGTCGTCCCGCTCACGGTCCGGGGGCCGGTCGCGGACAGTGTCCAGTCGGTGGCGGTCGCCGTTCCACCGTCGACCGCCTTGACGAGCGTGAGGATCGGTCCTGTCCACAGGTTCGTCGCGGTGCACGTGACCTCGGACTCGGCCGGCACGGTCACCACCGCGCCCGACACGTCGGCGCCAGTGCACTCCCACCCGTCGAGCAGGTAGCCGTCCGGCCCGTCCGACTCCGCGAGCGTGTAGTCGCCCGGAGGGACCGGAACGCGGGTGACGTCGTCGTCCGCGCTCTGCCCGCTCACCATGGTCCCGCCAGTCTCCGGTCCACCGGTCGCCGACAGCATCCATTCCTGCGGTGCGGCGTCCTCGGGATCGACCACCTTGACCAGGGTGAGGAAGGACCCGACCCACTGGTTGTCGACGGTGCAGGTCACGTCGTCTCCGGCCGCCAGCGTGAGGGCGCTTCCCTCCAGGGATCCACCGGTGCAGGACCAGCCGTCGGACGAGTACCCGGGCGGGCCGCCGCTCTCGGAGAGGTCGTACGTCCCCGGCGCCACCGGCACACCCGTCACCTCGTCCGAACCTGAGACACCCGAGTGCGTCGTCGCTCCGGCCGCCGTCAGAGTCCAGTCGGTCGGTTCGGCACTTCCGCCCTCACCGTTGTCGAGGTCCTTCTCGAGGGTGAGGCTCGCTCCCTGCCAGGTGTTCGTGACGGTGCAGACGACGTCATCGGACGGCGAGACCAGCGTGACGACACCACCCACGACCGTACGAGGAACTCCGTTCGCCGTACAGGACCAAGGGCTCGCGGAGTACAGCTCCGGCGTCGGCCCCGACTCACTGAGCGCGTAGGGCCCGACCGGGACCGTCACGTGGCTGACGTCGTTGCTCCCGCTCGGACCACTGATCACGGTGCCGCCGGGCGCCTGGGCCGTGAGGGTCCACGCCTCGGCCGGGTCGGGACCGCCGACGACCTCCTTGATCAAGGTGAGGTGCGGTGGGACCCACGTGTTCGTCGCGGTGCACGTGACGTCCCCGCCGGCGGCCACGGTGACCGTCGTGCCGGTGAGCGCGCTCGCGGGGACGCACGCCCAGCCGGTGAGGTCGTACCCGCTCGGACCGTCTGCCTCGGCAAGGGCGTACTGACCTGCAGGGAGACCGCCCGTGACACCGTCGGTGCCGGCGAGGGCTGCGCCGTCGCCGGTCGCGCTGAGCGTCCACGACGCCGGTGGCGCGCTGCCGCCGACGACGTCCTTGAGGAGGGTGAGCTGCCCACCTGCCCAGGTGTTCGTGATGGTGCAGGTCATGTCGTCGTCCGCGTCGATGTTGACCGAGCCGCCGGAGACCGGCACCGGATCGCCGCTGGTCTCGCAGAACCAGTCACCGGCCTCGTAGCCACTCGACCCACCGGACTCTGCGAGAGCGAAGACTCCGGGCTCGACGGCGACGTGGGAGACAGCGTCGCTGCCGCTCGTGCCGGACAGCTGCTGACCCGGTCCTTCCGCGACCAGCGTCCAGTCCGACGGCTGGGCCGTGCCTCCGCCGGCGTTCACGACCTCCTTCACGAGAGTCAGGTGGGGCAGGTCCGCCGAGTTGGTGATCGTGCAGACGACCGCCTGGTCCAGCCCGATGGTGATCTGGCCGTTCGTCACCGGCAAGGGGACGGTCTCGCCCGTGACAGAGGTCTCCGTACAGGCCCAGGGCCCGGCGTCATAACCGTCCGGTCCGGTCTCGGAGAGGGAGTAGGTGCCGATGCGGACCTTCTGGTTGGTGACGGCCGCCGAGCCGCCCGGTCCGGTGACGTTGGTCGGGCCTTGGGCCGTGAGCTGGAAGTCGCCCGGCACCGCTGAGCCCCCGTTGACGACCTTGACCAGGGAGAGAGTGGGCTCGATCGCCTCGTTGTCGACCGTGCAGGTGAGGTTGCCGCCCGGCGGGACCGTGATCGTCGGTGACGGGTCGGTGGACTCGAAGCCGTCGGTGCAGCTCCAGTCCTGGAACCGGTAGCCGTCCACGCCGCCGCTCTCGGAGATCACGTAGTCGCCGTCGGGCACGGTCCGGCTCTGGAAGCCGTTGAGACCGTCGCCGGAGAGCTCCTCGCCCGTCGCGACGTGCCTGGCGTGCATCTCCCACAGCTCTCGGCGCCCCTCGCTCGCTCCGCTGTCGAGGTTCTCGATCCGCTTGTAGAGCGAGAGTGTCCCGGGCTCCTGACCCTGTGCCGGAGTGCCCATCGACACGGGGACCGCCGCGAGCGCGACGGCGGCGACGAGCGCCAGCCACTTCCGAGAACGGCGACCCGCGACGAGCGGCATCCGGTACCCCCTACCGATGCGTCCGGCCCGGGGTGGCCGCACCCGTCGAACCTAACAAATCGGACTGGCGAATGCCGACCGCATGCCTGACACCGGAGCCGCATAACGTGGGACTCACCGACCCCCTCGAGGAGCTGATCGATTGTCCACCCCGGACGTTCCCCGCGCCCACTCCGGCCCCCTCTCGCCGACCTACGCCCCGCCCCCCACGACAGACTCGCCGCTCGACCCCGCTGCGGCGCTGTCCCTGCGCAATCTCAGCAAGTCGTTCGGCGACAAGCTGGCCGTCGGCAGCGTGAACCTGGACATCCCAGCGGGCTCGTTCTACGGGATCGTCGGCCCCAACGGAGCGGGCAAGACGACCACTCTCTCGATGGCGACGGGACTTCTCCGGCCCGACCTCGGTCGCGTCTCGGTGCACGGCGTCGACGTCTGGCGAGAGCCCGACGCCGCCAAGCGCCAGCTCGGGGTGCTCCCTGACGGGCTCCGGCTCTTCGACCGCCTCACCGGCGCCCAGCTCATCGCCTACGCCGGCGAGCTGCGCGGCCTCGACCGCGAGACCGTCCGTTCGCGCACCCACGACCTGCTGCGGGCCCTCGACCTCGCGAACGACGCCGACACCCTCGTCGTCGACTACTCGGCCGGCATGACCAAGAAGGTCGCGCTCGCGTCGGCACTCGTCCACGCACCTCGGGTGATCGTGCTCGACGAGCCGTTCGAGTCGGTCGACCCCGTCTCCGCGGCCGGCATCCGCGACCTGCTCACCGACTTCGTCGCGAGCGGCGGCACGGTCGTCGTGTCGTCCCACGTCATGGACCTCGTCCAGCGCATGTGCAGCCACGTCGCGGTCGTTGCCCGTGGAGTGCTGCTCGCGTCCGGCACGGTCGACGCGGTCCGGGCGGGCGAGTCGCTGGAAGACCGCTTCGTCCAGCTGGTCGGCGGGCGGCAGGCGACGGAAGGACTCTCGTGGTTGCGGTCCTCCTGAGGCTCAAGGTCACGCTGCTCCTCAACGGGTTCCGCCGGTCGGTGTGGCAGACCATCGGGTTCGTGCTGGCCGCGCTGTACGCGTTGTCGGTCGTGGTGATGCTCGGGGCCGCATCCGTGGGGTTGTCCTTCCTCCCCGAGGGCGAGGCCCGTGCGTGGCAGGTCTTCGGCGGCTCGCTCGTGGTGCTCGGCTGGTGGTTGCTGCCGCTGCTCGCCTACGGTCTCGACGCGACGCTCGACCCTCGCCGGTTCCAGCCGTACGGCATCCCGCGTCGTGAGCTCCTGGTCGGCCTCGCGCTGGCTGGCCTGGTCGGAGTTCCCGGCATCGCCACGCTGCTGTCGGGTCTGGCGACCGGGTTGACCTGGTGGGACACGCCGCTCGCGCTCCTCGGTGCAGGCGTCGGAGCCGTCCTCGGCGTGGCCGTGTGCGCCGTGGGGTCACGCACCCTCGCCGCCGTCGTGGCACCGCTGCTCGACTGGCGCCGGTTCCGGGAGATCGCCGTCGTGGTGGTCGTCGTCCCGGTCATCATGCTCGCACCGCTGCTCAGTCGCCTCGTCGACGAAGCGTCGGGCTCCGACGACTGGCTTCCGCAGGTCGCCGACGTGCTCGCGTGGACTCCGCTCGGCGCTCCGTGGTCCATCGCGGGCGACGTCGCCGCCGGCGACTGGCTGCTTGTGCTGGCGCGCATCGCCCTGACGCTCGGTTCGCTCGCGCTGATGCTCGTCGCGTGGGGCGCCTCACTCGCCAGGACGCTCGAGCGTCCACCGTCACGGGGCCCGGTCGCGCAGGCGCGTGGGTTCGGTTGGTTCGACCGGCTGCCGGCCACTGGCGCCGGTGCCGTGGCCGCACGCTGCCTCACCTACTGGCAGCGGGATCCTCGGTACGCCGGCTCGATCGCGTTCGTGCCGTTCATCCCGGTGCCCTTCATCGTCTTCGGAGGCCTCGACGGCAATACGAGCCTCCTCTGGCTGGGGCCGATCGTCGCCTACATCATGGGCTTCGCGATCTCGGCAGACCTCGCGTACGACTACACGGCGTTCTGGCTGCACATCGTCTCGGGCGTGCGCGGTGTCGCCGACCGGGCAGGCCGTGTGATCGCACTCTTCGTCATCGCGGTGCCGATCGTGGTGCTGCTCGCGATCGGCGGAGTGTGGGCGGTGGGGCAGTGGGACATGCTGCTCCCGGTCCTCGGTGCGTCGCTCGGCGTGCTTCTCGTGTCCACAGGCGCCTCGTCGGTGCTGTCGGCGACCTATCTGTATCCCGTCCAGAAGCCGGGCGAAGGCATCTTCTCGCAGCCGCAGGGCGGCACGACAGCGATCCTGATCGGTCAGACGCTCGGCATCGTGGTCGTCGCCGTGCTCTCCGCACCGACCCTCGTCGTCTTCGTGGTCTCGCTCGCGACGGGCTCGACCTGGGCGGCCATCCTCACTGCGGTGGTGGGCCTGGTGTCCGGTGCCGTCGCACTGGTGGTCGGCGTCCGCAAGGGCGGCGCGATCCTCGATCGTCGTGCTCCGGACCTCCTGCAGCGGATGGCTGCCTGGAGCTAGCCGGGCGTCCGCGCACGCACGACGCGCGGACGCCCCGACGGTCAGCTGCCGCCCGCCACCTCGTACGACCAGAGCTCGGCCGAGACGCTGACCGGCTTGTCGCCGTGGCCTGCGTGCACACCCCCGTGTCCGTGGGCGGCGTGCTCGCCGCCGTGCCCGTGGCCGGCCTCGCCGCCGTGCCCGTGGCCGCCATGACCTGCGTGCTCACCGGCCGGGGTGCCACGGTGGCCGTGCGCGAACGCCGGCGACGACTTCCACGCCTCGAAGGCCTCCTCGTCACGCCACCGCGTGATGACGAGCCAGACGTTCCGGTCGTCCGTCGGCTTGAGAAGCTCGAAGCCCTCGAATCCGTCGGTGTCGTCGACCGCGCCGGCACGGGCCGCGAATCGCTTGGCCAGCTCGTCGCCGGAGTCTGCAGGGACGGTGATCGCGTTGATCTTGATGACGCTCATGCGTCCGATGCTAGGCGGTCGCTCCCGCTGCACGGGGATCGTGGCTCGGATCCAGGAGCCGGACTCCGGTACGCACGAGCATCACGGCCAGGACCACGGCGACCACGGCGACCCCGGACCACACCAGGCCGCTCGCGGTGCTGCCGATCGCGTCGTCGAAGAGCGGGGTCAGGCTCAGCAGGGCGTATCCGGTCGCTACGGCGAGCAACGGGACGAAGACCAGCGCGAGGGCTCCGCCGATCGCCCGGCCGTATCCCATGCCCGACGACCGACCGATCACCAGCCCGGCGACGATGCCGGTGACCACGAGCTCGAGGATCGGGACGGCGAGGAAGACGATGTGGTCGCCGCGCTGGATGTCGTCGTTCATGAAGTACGCGAGCATCCACGCCATCGGGAGCGCGAAGAGCAGCACGACGAGTGACGCGATGAGGGGACCCGCGACGCGGGCTACGTGCTGCGGTGTGCTCATGCGCTCGATGCTAGGTGGCACGGCGCACGCACTCTAGGCTGGTCCCCGTGACCCGCGAGCCGACGACCTTGCCCGAGCACATCGACGCCGACCGTGTCGTCGTCCCAGGCGGTGTCATCCCGAACGGTTGGGTCGAGCACCGCGAAGGCGTCGTCACGGCAGTCGGCCAGAACGACGGCGCGGTCGCGGACGCGTACCGGTGGGTCTTTCCGGGGTTCGTCGACGTCCACTGCCACGGCGGCGGGGGAGCGTCGTTCGACGGCGGGCTCGACGAGGCGCGGACCGCCGCCCGGGTCCATGCCGCCCACGGCACGACCTCGATGCTCGCGAGCCTGGTCTCGGCGCCGGTCGCGGTGCTCGCCGAACAGGTCCGCGGCCTGGCCGGAGCGATCCGCGCCGGTGAGCTGGGGCCCGTACGCGGCATCCACCTGGAGGGTCCGTTCCTCTCGCCGAAGCACCGGGGCGCTCACGACCCCGACGCGCTCACCGCCCCGACCGAGGAGGCGGTGGCAACCCTCCTCGAGGCCGGCGGCGGTCTGGTCCGCATGGTGACGATCGCGCCCGAGCTGCACGGGGGGATGGCGGCGATCGAACAGCTCGTCGAAGCCGGCGTGGTGGCCGCGGTCGGGCACACGGACGCTGATCATGCGCTCGCGGCGGAGGCATTCGCGCACGGAGCCACGATGCTCACCCACGCCTCGAACGCGATGCTCCCCATCCACCACCGCGCGCCCGGGCCCATCGTCGCCGCGCTCGAGTCCCCTGAGGTCCGCCTCGAGGTCATCCTCGACGGGGTGCACCTGCACGACGCCTGGGCCCGGCGGCTCCTGGTGGACGCGGGTTCGCGCAGCGTCCTGGTCACGGACGCGATGGCTGCCGCGGCGGCCAGCGACGGGGCGTACACGCTGGGCGGTCTCGCGGTCGAGGTCACCGGCGGCACCGCGCGGCTCGCCGACAGCGGCGCGATCGCGGGCAGCACGTTGACGATGGATGCCGCGGTACGCCGCGCGCTCGGCGTCCTCGGGCTCGATCCGGTCGCGGTCGCCCACGCCGCCTCGGCCGCACCGGCATCGGCGGTGGGGTTCGAGGGAGGATCGATCACCGCTGGCGCGCCGGCCCAGCTCGTGGCGCTCGACGCCGCGTACGAGGTGGTCGCGGTGCTGCCCGCCCCCACCTCCTGACCTCACACGAGCTGAGGGTCCTGCCCCTCGTTCGGTACGCCGTCGGCGTAGGCCGCGGCGTGGTCCGACGGTGCGGGGGCGAGGGCGACCGCGATCGCGGTGGTCGCGGGGACGGCGAGGACGAGCCCGATCAGCCCGACGAGGGTGCGTGCGATCTCTGCACCGACCTGCTCCGTCCCGGCGATCTCCAGCAGCGAGCGGTCGTACGCGGTGACGAGCAGGAGCACCGTGGTCGCCGTGCCCGCGTACGCGAAGACCAGCGTGTAGACGCTCGACGCGATGTGGTCGCGTCCGATCCGCATCGCCGACGTGAAGGTGCTCCGCCGGCTCGCCGCGGGCTGAGCGGCGCGCAGCTCCCACACCGCACTCGCCTGGGTCACCGTGACGTCGTTGAGGACACCCAGCCCGGCGATCACCATCGAGGCCGTCACGACACCGGACAGGGTGATCTGGTCGGCGATCGCCATCAGGATCTGGTCGTCCTCGGAGGAGATCCCGGTGAGGTGGGTCCAGTCCGTCGTGAGCCATCCGAGGACGGCCGTCAGCGCGATCCCGATGAAGGTGCCGAACAGCGCGGACGTCGTCCTGATCGAGACGCCGTGGACGAGGTAGAGGACCACGAGCATGATCGCGCTCGAGCCGACGACGGCGACGACGAGGGGATTCTCGCCGGCGAGCAGCGCAGGGAGGATGAACACGACGATCGCCCCGACGGTCGCGACGACACCGCCGATCGCGAGCAGACCACGCCACCGCGCGACGGCGACGATGACGACGGCGCACGCGAGCGCGAGCCAGGCGAGGGGCATGCCGCGGTCGAAGTCGAGGAACTCGTACGACGCGGTCTCCGCTCCCTCGGGCTTGATGCGGATCACGTCGACGGCGTCGCCGACCTCGACACCCGCACGGAACACGGCCGGCTGCACGGTGACGCTCGCTGACTCGTCGTCGGCCGTCCGCACCAGCAGCTCGCCGCAGTCTCCCTGGACCGCGGGGAGGCCGTCCGGACCGACGGCACCGCCGCCGCAGTCGACGGCACGGACGTCGGTGACCGTGCCGGACACGATCGAGACGCCCTGGGTGCCGTACGGGTTGGGGGCCTTCGCGACGTCGTCTGCATCGGGCCACAGGACCCACACGCCGATCGCGAGCGTGATCGCGA
Above is a genomic segment from Mumia sp. Pv4-285 containing:
- a CDS encoding ABC transporter ATP-binding protein; this encodes MSTPDVPRAHSGPLSPTYAPPPTTDSPLDPAAALSLRNLSKSFGDKLAVGSVNLDIPAGSFYGIVGPNGAGKTTTLSMATGLLRPDLGRVSVHGVDVWREPDAAKRQLGVLPDGLRLFDRLTGAQLIAYAGELRGLDRETVRSRTHDLLRALDLANDADTLVVDYSAGMTKKVALASALVHAPRVIVLDEPFESVDPVSAAGIRDLLTDFVASGGTVVVSSHVMDLVQRMCSHVAVVARGVLLASGTVDAVRAGESLEDRFVQLVGGRQATEGLSWLRSS
- a CDS encoding SMI1/KNR4 family protein, whose amino-acid sequence is MDVDAAWDIIEDVLRARLPEVAATLRGPVSDTDLDRLTRTVGKELPTDFIQSLRRHDGQDNPTKLLDLFNHHTLLSAEAMVETSDMLADALGDDSGDVYDWMTPDKVRTVPNIRGWLPFTAAEGDSFALDLDPLPPGDPGQVISLPIDGPTPAPEHRSFRDWLAALAQRLDAGAFRIDDTLGLWLES
- a CDS encoding M23 family metallopeptidase, with translation MTCVLDLPFTGRWLVQNSPARRVPSHGTDRFGSRYAIDFVGVDHGRRTAPVRDWRTFLATEPPERFFAYGRPILAPCAGRVVAVHDGEVDHEARRSQLALVPYALGQASRARDGISALAGNHVTIAYGDAFVTVAHLRRGSLQVAVGDTVASGQQVADCGNSGNSTQPHVHVHVTDSMDYAVARGVPVVFRRYREDPRRGARAIVDEGIPAEGAVVEPLGGQV
- the nagA gene encoding N-acetylglucosamine-6-phosphate deacetylase, with amino-acid sequence MTREPTTLPEHIDADRVVVPGGVIPNGWVEHREGVVTAVGQNDGAVADAYRWVFPGFVDVHCHGGGGASFDGGLDEARTAARVHAAHGTTSMLASLVSAPVAVLAEQVRGLAGAIRAGELGPVRGIHLEGPFLSPKHRGAHDPDALTAPTEEAVATLLEAGGGLVRMVTIAPELHGGMAAIEQLVEAGVVAAVGHTDADHALAAEAFAHGATMLTHASNAMLPIHHRAPGPIVAALESPEVRLEVILDGVHLHDAWARRLLVDAGSRSVLVTDAMAAAAASDGAYTLGGLAVEVTGGTARLADSGAIAGSTLTMDAAVRRALGVLGLDPVAVAHAASAAPASAVGFEGGSITAGAPAQLVALDAAYEVVAVLPAPTS
- a CDS encoding DUF6357 family protein — encoded protein: MFDRENGWLPKVVREGEGLRLEFAGGADALHDPRTFSLPIEEKHLAVLRADLARHLIVWSALTPLSFAAGIDEALDDGAAVALLDPILLGRPDEVDAFLQHTRLERAQLVAYGADVELLESGRVVEAMTAATERPDWQRAQEYDVDRRRAQRGTTLSPLDAAILRFTGQYVHGSTIPHRDPEAVDPELLPEVVQVIDTAERASAGLRIERDARRGRTGTDKQDWKRMKAAVEAAVRGAYPDLAADAVRTVSFLMCSEAAHRARTQPFDVDAAEHEPMTQRRERTLTFTDDKEVEEKWDPGDERHAVEAFWDFVAERIGSRNEVFTLEDEALGEGIQLLFYASSLARIASVSDEGGDTGTKYRVEYALIDDLAHYRAMVRGFVAGGFDALDGLALWMADPTEFEEARRRRLHG
- a CDS encoding YibE/F family protein is translated as MTHPHSHLSGSEDHGRRGLAAVLAVVVGLIAITLAIGVWVLWPDADDVAKAPNPYGTQGVSIVSGTVTDVRAVDCGGGAVGPDGLPAVQGDCGELLVRTADDESASVTVQPAVFRAGVEVGDAVDVIRIKPEGAETASYEFLDFDRGMPLAWLALACAVVIVAVARWRGLLAIGGVVATVGAIVVFILPALLAGENPLVVAVVGSSAIMLVVLYLVHGVSIRTTSALFGTFIGIALTAVLGWLTTDWTHLTGISSEDDQILMAIADQITLSGVVTASMVIAGLGVLNDVTVTQASAVWELRAAQPAASRRSTFTSAMRIGRDHIASSVYTLVFAYAGTATTVLLLVTAYDRSLLEIAGTEQVGAEIARTLVGLIGLVLAVPATTAIAVALAPAPSDHAAAYADGVPNEGQDPQLV
- a CDS encoding antibiotic biosynthesis monooxygenase family protein, which produces MSVIKINAITVPADSGDELAKRFAARAGAVDDTDGFEGFELLKPTDDRNVWLVITRWRDEEAFEAWKSSPAFAHGHRGTPAGEHAGHGGHGHGGEAGHGHGGEHAAHGHGGVHAGHGDKPVSVSAELWSYEVAGGS